Proteins encoded by one window of Brienomyrus brachyistius isolate T26 chromosome 1, BBRACH_0.4, whole genome shotgun sequence:
- the rnpc3 gene encoding RNA-binding region-containing protein 3 → MDQCAEQDGDPVQTRRSKTLIIRHLPSELNRDEKEDLLRYFGAVSVRAFSDRGLLKHTAFASFASEKSAAKALGRLHQLKILNHTLVVEFAKDQDAVTVLKNPPVSDSLTKEKDVKKKDGQQPSAPLIETGAAPSLGLKFQVNPSLKYLYPPPSGRILTNITHALISVPKFYVQVLHLMNKMNLPCPFGAITAAPPLYESVPVQPPPMPPLPPEYPPLPEEEMEFSSEEESEYESEDGEEKERMVRMMGIVNQQCKRLLRTKRSSTRKKPKLKDLLFAPKADAPSGHAPALQPSDVFEQAQALNQKKIEFHISADVSELLDRGAAAPAEEPKGPEVVVEEETLTLEQPADGFGKIYPVAQVAKVEEDSDEDTEIPSEFISRRELEKGRLTKDEIKRMSVFKNYEPGDPTCRLYVKNIAKQVEEKDLRYIYGRYVDMSSETERNMFDVVLMKEGRMKGQAFIGLPSETSAAKALRDTNGFVLQDKPLIVQFARSARPKEAPGDLSKTQKRR, encoded by the exons ATGGATCAATGTGCAGAGCAAGACGGCGATCCGGTCCAGACTAGGCGCAGTAAGACTCTCATCATACGGCACCTTCCTTCGGAGTTGAATCGTGACGAAAAAGAGGATTTGCTGAGATACTTTGGGGCGGTGTCAGTGAGAGCCTTCTCCGATAGGGGATTGCTG AAACACACCGCCTTTGCCAGCTTTGCCAGCGAGAAGTCCGCAGCCAAG GCTCTAGGCAGGCTCCACCAGCTGAAAATCCTGAATCACACGCTGGTCGTGGAGTTTGCGAAGGACCAGGACGCCGTCACCGTGCTGAAGAACCCCCCAGTTTCAGACAG CTTAACTAAGGAGAAGGATGTGAAGAAGAAAGACGGACAGCAGCCCAGCGCTCCGTTAATAGAAACCGGAGCAGCCCCCAGCCTTGG GCTGAAATTCCAGGTGAATCCCTCACTGAAGTATCTGTACCCACCTCCATCAGGCAGGATTCTGACTAACATCACACACGCCCTCATCAGTGTGCCCAAGTTTTATGTCCAA GTTCTTCACCTGATGAACAAGATGAATCTACCGTGTCCTTTTGGAGCCATAACCGCCGCCCCCCCTCTG TATGAGAGCGTCCCTGTGCAGCCGCCGCCCatgcccccactgccccccgaGTACCCTCCCTTGCCGGAGGAGGAGATGGAGTTTTCCAGTGAGGAGGAGTCCGAGTATGAGAGTGAGGAtggggaggagaaggagag GATGGTCAGGATGATGGGCATCGTGAACCAGCAGTGCAAACGGCTCCTGAGGACGAAACGATCTTCCACGAGGAAGAAACCCAAGCTGAAGGACCTCCTGTTTGCACCCAAAGCGGACGCACCCAG TGGCCACGCCCCCGCTCTGCAGCCCTCGGACGTGTTTGAGCAGGCTCAGGCCCTCAACCAGAAGAAGATCGAGTTCCACATCTCTGCTGATGTTTCGGAGCTCCTGGACAGAGGAGCTGCGGCCCCGGCAGAGGAGCCCAAGGGGCCCGAAG TTGTTGTGGAAGAGGAGACCTTGACCTTGGAGCAGCCGGCTGATGGTTTCGGGAAGATCTACCCAGTGGCCCAAGTGGCGAAGGTGGAGGAGGACAGCGACGAGGACACTGAGATCCCCTCCGAGTTCATCTCCAGGAGAGAGCTGGAGAAAGGCAGACTCACCAAAGACG AGATTAAGAGAATGTCCGTATTCAAAAACTATGAGCCTGGAGATCCAACATGTCGGCTGTACGTGAAGAACATAGCGAAGCAGGTCGAGGAGAAG GACCTGAGGTACATCTATGGAAGATATGTGGATATGTCCTCGGAGACGGAGAGGAACAT GTTTGATGTGGTGCTGATGAAGGAGGgcaggatgaaagggcaggCGTTCATCGGGCTGCCCAGCGAGACGAGCGCAGCgaaagccctgagggacaccaacGGATTCGTGCTGCAGGACAAGCCCCTCATTGTT CAATTTGCCAGGTCAGCCAGGCCGAAAGAGGCTCCTGGGGATCTGAGCAAGACCCAGAAACGGCGATGA